The Ruficoccus amylovorans genome segment CTGATTGCTAGACATAGCTTTTACTACTAAAAAAAATCTACCGATCTACCACTTACCCATGCGACAGATATAGAACCAATAAAAACCACTAAAAAGCACTTAGTATTGCTCAATGACTCATTAGCTATAACACGCCCCACGCATGCTACATACAGTATGAGCAAAACAGAAAAAGCGAGAGATATCGTCGTAGACTTATTAACTCCGATTAGCGCAAGATTGCTTTGACATGAAACAGTAAATCCATAAGCCAGCACACCCAGAACTGCAAGTGACAACGGGTAGATATATTTGTATATTAATTTTGACCACATACAGGACAATTCTCTTCTGTAAAACTATCCAGATCCACATATACAGTAGTCCTAGAATTCGTTCCAACTATTTCTCTTGTATAACGAAGAACACATTCAACAGTCAAGTCATCTCCGTCACAATGAAAAAATGCCAAAACGACTCCATCCGCAGGCGAAAGGCCATCGACATCCCCTGAAAATAAAATTTGCCCATAGCCACTCGCATCTACAAACCCGTGGGTTGAATTCGTCTCATTCGCTCGTACCTCTATTGCCGTTATAACTGCCTGCCTTGTTATATACTCTTCCACCATTTGAGCGGCTTCGGCAACCAGACTGGATAGTATTTGCTCTAATATACGGAAGCCAAATAGGGTCAGGTCAATAATTTAAACGTAACCGTCCGGGCTTGGTCCCACTTTTCAAAGCAGGCAGTCTGGTGTAAGATTTGTGGATGGATTTGGAGTTGGTGGATACGGGGGCGAAGCGCGACAGTCGGGGTCGTCGGATCGAGAGTCGTGAGGAGCGTGAGCGTTTACTTGAGAGCTACGATGGGAGCGGATTGACGCAGAAGGCCTTTGCGCGGCGCGAGGGAGTGGCCTACAACACGCTGGTGTACTGGCTCAAGCAGCGTCGCGAGCGCAGTCAGGCAGGTGGAGGCGTCGAGTCTAAACCTCTTTTCCATGAGATGACGGTGCCGTCCTGCGGGGCCTCTTTGTTGGAGGTATGTTTGCCGGAGGGGCTGATCTTGCGCGGGGGCGATGCGCAGTCGCTGGCGGCATTGGTCAAGGCGTTGCGATGCTGAGCTTGCCCCATCAGCTGCGAGTTTTTGTGGCGGTGGAGCCGGTGGACATGCGCAAGCAGTTTGACGGGCTGTGGGCGGTGGCACGGGACCACTTGGGCGAAGATCCCAAGGGCGGGGCGCTGTTCGCCTTTACGAACAAGACGCGCAACCGCCTAAAGCTGCTGTATTTTGACGGGACGGGGGTGTGGGTGTTTGCCAAGCGCATCGAGCAGGGGCGGCTGAGCTGGCCGATCGGCAGCGACACACGCAAGCTGACGATCACCCCGGCGGCGATGACCATGCTGATGAACGGCATCGACCTGAAGCAGGGGACGCTCAAGGCGTGGTACGAGCGTTAAAATCAGCACGGTTCTCAACACTGTCTTGACGGCCATCGTATCATGTTTTGGATACAGGCATGGACAGCGACGCGGGCTCCCCGGATGTGGAACAGTTGCGGCGCATCGTCGATGAGCAAAACGGCGTGATTGCGGTTTTACGCGAGCAGGTGGACTGGCTCAAAAAGCAGCTCTTCGGGGCGGGCAAAAGTGAGAAGCTCGACAGCGCTCAACTGCGCTTGCGCCTGGACGACCTGGAGCGCCAACTCGAAGCGGTCGAAAAACAAAGTATCGCTTACGAACGTCGTGCCCCCAAGGCGGGCAAACATGAAACGCCTGCTGAGCGCTTCAAGGACCTGCCGGTGGAGGAGACCGTGGTGATTGAGCCGCCGGAGGTGCAGGCCGAGCCGGAAGCCTTTGAGAAGATCGCCGAAGAAGAGACCCTTGAAGTCGATATCCACCCGCCGAAGCTGTTTAAACGCCGCCTCGTTCGCCCCAGGTATCGCCGCAAGCTTGACCGCTCGCAGCCGCCGGTGGTGGCCCCCGCGCCCAGGCGCGTGATCGACGGCAGCTACGCTTCGGCGGGCCTGTTGGCCTGGATCGTTTTAAGCAAATACGTGCAGCACCAGCCGCTTTACCGCCAGGAAAAAGCCTCGTCCATGTGGGGCGCACCTTTGTCACGAAAAACCATGACAGACTGGGTCGAGGCCGTAGCCGAGTGGCTCAAGCCCATCTACAACTACATGCGAACGGACTTGCTCGCGGGCCCCTACATCCAGGCGGACGAGACGCCGGTGCGCTACTGCGACTCCGACCACAAAAAAGGCAAAACCGAACAGGGCTGGCTCTGGGCCATCTCGCGGCCCGGCGGCGACGTCGTCTTTGACTGGCGGCTCTCTCGCCGACACGG includes the following:
- the tnpA gene encoding IS66 family insertion sequence element accessory protein TnpA; protein product: MDLELVDTGAKRDSRGRRIESREERERLLESYDGSGLTQKAFARREGVAYNTLVYWLKQRRERSQAGGGVESKPLFHEMTVPSCGASLLEVCLPEGLILRGGDAQSLAALVKALRC
- the tnpB gene encoding IS66 family insertion sequence element accessory protein TnpB (TnpB, as the term is used for proteins encoded by IS66 family insertion elements, is considered an accessory protein, since TnpC, encoded by a neighboring gene, is a DDE family transposase.) — encoded protein: MLSLPHQLRVFVAVEPVDMRKQFDGLWAVARDHLGEDPKGGALFAFTNKTRNRLKLLYFDGTGVWVFAKRIEQGRLSWPIGSDTRKLTITPAAMTMLMNGIDLKQGTLKAWYER
- the tnpC gene encoding IS66 family transposase, which codes for MDSDAGSPDVEQLRRIVDEQNGVIAVLREQVDWLKKQLFGAGKSEKLDSAQLRLRLDDLERQLEAVEKQSIAYERRAPKAGKHETPAERFKDLPVEETVVIEPPEVQAEPEAFEKIAEEETLEVDIHPPKLFKRRLVRPRYRRKLDRSQPPVVAPAPRRVIDGSYASAGLLAWIVLSKYVQHQPLYRQEKASSMWGAPLSRKTMTDWVEAVAEWLKPIYNYMRTDLLAGPYIQADETPVRYCDSDHKKGKTEQGWLWAISRPGGDVVFDWRLSRRHGELTSLLDGYTGLLQSDAYGAYEDYASGNKDVIALGCMAHVRRKFYDALASNKREATLVLRLMARLYEREATYREENLVPDERKRRRQRENEITLTRLQKVISLASRKALPKSALGKACAYAISQWPQLVAFQKHGIAEIDNNLMENAIRPSALGKKNFLFIGHPEAGQRSAIIYSIVVSCQRHNIEPFQYLRNILSRLPNMTNQHDISALSPAKWSPIATQA